From Coffea arabica cultivar ET-39 chromosome 2e, Coffea Arabica ET-39 HiFi, whole genome shotgun sequence, the proteins below share one genomic window:
- the LOC113730050 gene encoding probable prolyl 4-hydroxylase 12 isoform X1: MLRSPSFMGTYSSIFLVLLLSWCPFAAEARKELRTKEVQRQQISQIDLPGRLGVIDPTRVTQVAWRPRVFMYRNFVSEEECDHLISWVQGKKSNSVVDGDLKETDNLPSKSIMPLSIEDQVVARIEERISAWTFIPKENGRPLQVLHFDSEEPKQNHDYLGKEYKVLPNEPLMATVVLYLSNASQGGHILFPESENEILSDCTMSNMALKPTKGNAVVFFSVHLNGSADNSSRHARCPILDGDMWCATKFFHLRAIRGKKEPLHLDDTDCMDEDENCPHWAATGECERNPVFMVGSPDYYGACRKSCNVCSLLD, encoded by the exons ATGCTTCGATCCCCGTCATTCATGGGGACTTATTCGTCAATTTTCCTCGTTCTCCTCCTTTCGTGGTGCCCTTTTGCAGCAGAAGC TCGGAAGGAATTGAGGACCAAGGAGGTGCAGCGACAACAAATTAGCCAAATTGACCTTCCAGGACGGCTTGGTGTTATTGATCCAACACGAGTTACTCAAGTAGCCTGGCGACCAAG GGTCTTTATGTATAGAAACTTTGTATCAGAGGAGGAGTGTGACCATCTGATTTCTTGG gtgcaaggaaagaaaagtaatTCTGTCGTTGATGGTGATTTGAAGGAGACAGATAATCTTCCTTCCAAATCAATCATGCCATTAAGTATTGAG GATCAAGTTGTTGCAAGAATTGAGGAAAGAATTTCAGCTTGGACTTTTATTCCCAAAG AAAATGGCAGGCCTTTACAGGTTTTGCATTTTGACAGTGAAGAACCTAAACAGAATCATGATTACTTGGGTAAGGAATATAAGGTGCTACCCAATGAACCTTTGATGGCAACAGTTGTTTTGTATCTCTCAAATGCCTCTCAGGGTGGCCATATTCTCTTTCCCGAGTCAGAA AATGAGATCTTGTCGGACTGTACAATGAGTAATATGGCTTTGAAACCAACAAAAGGAAATGCAGTTGTTTTCTTCAGTGTACATCTCAATGGGTCAGCTGACAACAGCAGTCGGCATGCCAGATGCCCCATTCTTGACGGAGACATGTGGTGCGCAACCAAATTCTTCCATCTGAGAGCCATAAGAGGGAAGAAGGAACCTCTACATTTAGATGACACTGATTGTATGGATGAAGATGAAAATTGTCCTCATTGGGCTGCCACTGGGGAGTGTGAAAGGAATCCAGTGTTCATGGTTGGGTCTCCTGATTACTATGGAGCATGCAGGAAGAGCTGTAATGTCTGCTCATTGTTGGACTAA
- the LOC113730051 gene encoding uncharacterized protein isoform X1: MSIFCGLPILECVYCIACARWAWKRCLHTAGHDSETWGFATAEEFEPVPRLCRYILSVYEDDLRHPLWEPSGGYGINPDLIILKRTYEHTLGRAPPYQLYLDHDHADIVLAIRGLNLAKESDYAVLLDNKLGMKKLDGGYVHNGLLKAAGRVLDAECDILKKLVQDYPNYTLTFAGHSLGAGVAALLTMLVVQNLDRLGNIERKRIRCYAMAPARCMSLNLAVRYADVINSVVLQDDFLPRTATPLEDIFKSLFCLPCLLCLRCMRDTCISEEKMLKDPRRLYAPGRLYHIVERKPFRCGRYPPVVRTAVPVDGRFEHIVLSCNATSDHAIIWIERESSRALELMIEKDHSLDIPPRQKMEQQESIAREHSEEHKAALRRAVTLAVPHAFSPSQYGTFQDEEGRQSHSTGGDSSSGSSNRSKAKESWDELIERLFEKDDQGHMLLKKPLTDDSSM; this comes from the exons ATGTCAATCTTTTGTGGCCTCCCAATCCTTGAGTGTGTTTACTGTATAGCATGTGCCCGTTGGGCCTGGAAACGCTGTCTCCACACTGCAGGCCATGACAGCGAGACTTGGGGGTTTGCCACCGCTGAAGAATTCGAACCTGTACCCAGGCTCTGCCGCTACATACTTTCTGTTTATGAAGATGATCTTCGGCATCCTCTGTGGGAACCTTCGGGTGGCTATGGGATTAATCCAGATTTGATAATCCTGAAACGAACTTACGAACATACACTAGGACGAGCACCTCCTTATCAGTTGTATCTCGATCATGATCATGCTGATATAGTTCTTGCCATTAGAGGCCTTAATTTGGCCAAGGAGAGTGATTATGCTGTTCTCTTGGATAACAAGTTGGGAATGAAAAAGCTTGATGGAGGGTACGTGCATAATGGCTTGTTAAAAGCTGCCGGACGGGTATTAGATGCGGAGTGTGATATTCTGAAAAAACTGGTTCAGGATTATCCAAATTATACTCTAACATTCGCAGGACATTCTCTTGGGGCAGGCGTGGCGGCACTTTTGACGATGTTGGTGGTGCAAAATCTTGATAGGTTGGGAAATATTGAGAGGAAGAGGATAAGGTGTTATGCTATGGCACCTGCTAGATGCATGTCACTAAACTTGGCAGTGAGGTATGCAGACGTCATCAATTCTGTTGTGCTTCAG GATGACTTTTTGCCTCGTACAGCCACCCCATTGGAAGATATATTCAAGTCACTTTTCTG TTTGCCATGCCTATTGTGCCTAAGGTGCATGAGAGATACATGCATATCAGAGGAGAAGATGCTCAAAGATCCAAGGAGACTTTATGCACCTGGTCGCCTTTATCACATTGTGGAGAGAAAGCCTTTTAG GTGTGGAAGGTATCCTCCAGTTGTCAGAACTGCAGTGCCTGTGGATGGGAGATTTGAGCACATAGTTCTATCATGTAATGCCACGTCAGACCACGCCATCATTTGGATAGAGAGAGAATCCAGTAGGGCCCTGGAG CTAATGATTGAGAAAGATCATAGTCTGGACATCCCACCAAGACAAAAGATGGAGCAACAGGAGTCGATTGCGCGAGAGCATAGCGAGGAGCACAAGGCAGCTCTAAGGAGGGCTGTAACATTGGCTGTTCCTCATGCCTTTTCCCCTTCACAATATGGGACATTCCAAGATGAAGAGGGTAGACAATCCCACAGCACAGGTGGTGATTCTTCTTCTGGTTCATCAAACAGAAGCAAGGCAAAAGAAAGCTGGGATGAACTGATTGAGCGTCTGTTTGAGAAAGATGACCAAGGTCACATGTTACTGAAAAAGCCACTCACTGATGACTCAAGTATGTAA
- the LOC113730050 gene encoding probable prolyl 4-hydroxylase 12 isoform X3, which yields MLSFGQKTCTRKEKMYQNSSRKELRTKEVQRQQISQIDLPGRLGVIDPTRVTQVAWRPRVFMYRNFVSEEECDHLISWVQGKKSNSVVDGDLKETDNLPSKSIMPLSIEDQVVARIEERISAWTFIPKENGRPLQVLHFDSEEPKQNHDYLGKEYKVLPNEPLMATVVLYLSNASQGGHILFPESENEILSDCTMSNMALKPTKGNAVVFFSVHLNGSADNSSRHARCPILDGDMWCATKFFHLRAIRGKKEPLHLDDTDCMDEDENCPHWAATGECERNPVFMVGSPDYYGACRKSCNVCSLLD from the exons ATGTTATCCTTCGGGCAAAAAACTTGTACACGAAAGGAAAAAATGTATCAAAACAG TAGTCGGAAGGAATTGAGGACCAAGGAGGTGCAGCGACAACAAATTAGCCAAATTGACCTTCCAGGACGGCTTGGTGTTATTGATCCAACACGAGTTACTCAAGTAGCCTGGCGACCAAG GGTCTTTATGTATAGAAACTTTGTATCAGAGGAGGAGTGTGACCATCTGATTTCTTGG gtgcaaggaaagaaaagtaatTCTGTCGTTGATGGTGATTTGAAGGAGACAGATAATCTTCCTTCCAAATCAATCATGCCATTAAGTATTGAG GATCAAGTTGTTGCAAGAATTGAGGAAAGAATTTCAGCTTGGACTTTTATTCCCAAAG AAAATGGCAGGCCTTTACAGGTTTTGCATTTTGACAGTGAAGAACCTAAACAGAATCATGATTACTTGGGTAAGGAATATAAGGTGCTACCCAATGAACCTTTGATGGCAACAGTTGTTTTGTATCTCTCAAATGCCTCTCAGGGTGGCCATATTCTCTTTCCCGAGTCAGAA AATGAGATCTTGTCGGACTGTACAATGAGTAATATGGCTTTGAAACCAACAAAAGGAAATGCAGTTGTTTTCTTCAGTGTACATCTCAATGGGTCAGCTGACAACAGCAGTCGGCATGCCAGATGCCCCATTCTTGACGGAGACATGTGGTGCGCAACCAAATTCTTCCATCTGAGAGCCATAAGAGGGAAGAAGGAACCTCTACATTTAGATGACACTGATTGTATGGATGAAGATGAAAATTGTCCTCATTGGGCTGCCACTGGGGAGTGTGAAAGGAATCCAGTGTTCATGGTTGGGTCTCCTGATTACTATGGAGCATGCAGGAAGAGCTGTAATGTCTGCTCATTGTTGGACTAA
- the LOC113730050 gene encoding probable prolyl 4-hydroxylase 12 isoform X5 yields MYRNFVSEEECDHLISWVQGKKSNSVVDGDLKETDNLPSKSIMPLSIEDQVVARIEERISAWTFIPKENGRPLQVLHFDSEEPKQNHDYLGKEYKVLPNEPLMATVVLYLSNASQGGHILFPESENEILSDCTMSNMALKPTKGNAVVFFSVHLNGSADNSSRHARCPILDGDMWCATKFFHLRAIRGKKEPLHLDDTDCMDEDENCPHWAATGECERNPVFMVGSPDYYGACRKSCNVCSLLD; encoded by the exons ATGTATAGAAACTTTGTATCAGAGGAGGAGTGTGACCATCTGATTTCTTGG gtgcaaggaaagaaaagtaatTCTGTCGTTGATGGTGATTTGAAGGAGACAGATAATCTTCCTTCCAAATCAATCATGCCATTAAGTATTGAG GATCAAGTTGTTGCAAGAATTGAGGAAAGAATTTCAGCTTGGACTTTTATTCCCAAAG AAAATGGCAGGCCTTTACAGGTTTTGCATTTTGACAGTGAAGAACCTAAACAGAATCATGATTACTTGGGTAAGGAATATAAGGTGCTACCCAATGAACCTTTGATGGCAACAGTTGTTTTGTATCTCTCAAATGCCTCTCAGGGTGGCCATATTCTCTTTCCCGAGTCAGAA AATGAGATCTTGTCGGACTGTACAATGAGTAATATGGCTTTGAAACCAACAAAAGGAAATGCAGTTGTTTTCTTCAGTGTACATCTCAATGGGTCAGCTGACAACAGCAGTCGGCATGCCAGATGCCCCATTCTTGACGGAGACATGTGGTGCGCAACCAAATTCTTCCATCTGAGAGCCATAAGAGGGAAGAAGGAACCTCTACATTTAGATGACACTGATTGTATGGATGAAGATGAAAATTGTCCTCATTGGGCTGCCACTGGGGAGTGTGAAAGGAATCCAGTGTTCATGGTTGGGTCTCCTGATTACTATGGAGCATGCAGGAAGAGCTGTAATGTCTGCTCATTGTTGGACTAA
- the LOC113730050 gene encoding probable prolyl 4-hydroxylase 12 isoform X2: protein MLRSPSFMGTYSSIFLVLLLSWCPFAAEASRKELRTKEVQRQQISQIDLPGRLGVIDPTRVTQVAWRPRVFMYRNFVSEEECDHLISWVQGKKSNSVVDGDLKETDNLPSKSIMPLSIEDQVVARIEERISAWTFIPKENGRPLQVLHFDSEEPKQNHDYLGKEYKVLPNEPLMATVVLYLSNASQGGHILFPESENEILSDCTMSNMALKPTKGNAVVFFSVHLNGSADNSSRHARCPILDGDMWCATKFFHLRAIRGKKEPLHLDDTDCMDEDENCPHWAATGECERNPVFMVGSPDYYGACRKSCNVCSLLD, encoded by the exons ATGCTTCGATCCCCGTCATTCATGGGGACTTATTCGTCAATTTTCCTCGTTCTCCTCCTTTCGTGGTGCCCTTTTGCAGCAGAAGC TAGTCGGAAGGAATTGAGGACCAAGGAGGTGCAGCGACAACAAATTAGCCAAATTGACCTTCCAGGACGGCTTGGTGTTATTGATCCAACACGAGTTACTCAAGTAGCCTGGCGACCAAG GGTCTTTATGTATAGAAACTTTGTATCAGAGGAGGAGTGTGACCATCTGATTTCTTGG gtgcaaggaaagaaaagtaatTCTGTCGTTGATGGTGATTTGAAGGAGACAGATAATCTTCCTTCCAAATCAATCATGCCATTAAGTATTGAG GATCAAGTTGTTGCAAGAATTGAGGAAAGAATTTCAGCTTGGACTTTTATTCCCAAAG AAAATGGCAGGCCTTTACAGGTTTTGCATTTTGACAGTGAAGAACCTAAACAGAATCATGATTACTTGGGTAAGGAATATAAGGTGCTACCCAATGAACCTTTGATGGCAACAGTTGTTTTGTATCTCTCAAATGCCTCTCAGGGTGGCCATATTCTCTTTCCCGAGTCAGAA AATGAGATCTTGTCGGACTGTACAATGAGTAATATGGCTTTGAAACCAACAAAAGGAAATGCAGTTGTTTTCTTCAGTGTACATCTCAATGGGTCAGCTGACAACAGCAGTCGGCATGCCAGATGCCCCATTCTTGACGGAGACATGTGGTGCGCAACCAAATTCTTCCATCTGAGAGCCATAAGAGGGAAGAAGGAACCTCTACATTTAGATGACACTGATTGTATGGATGAAGATGAAAATTGTCCTCATTGGGCTGCCACTGGGGAGTGTGAAAGGAATCCAGTGTTCATGGTTGGGTCTCCTGATTACTATGGAGCATGCAGGAAGAGCTGTAATGTCTGCTCATTGTTGGACTAA
- the LOC113730051 gene encoding uncharacterized protein isoform X2, which yields MSIFCGLPILECVYCIACARWAWKRCLHTAGHDSETWGFATAEEFEPVPRLCRYILSVYEDDLRHPLWEPSGGYGINPDLIILKRTYEHTLGRAPPYQLYLDHDHADIVLAIRGLNLAKESDYAVLLDNKLGMKKLDGGYVHNGLLKAAGRVLDAECDILKKLVQDYPNYTLTFAGHSLGAGVAALLTMLVVQNLDRLGNIERKRIRCYAMAPARCMSLNLAVRYADVINSVVLQDDFLPRTATPLEDIFKSLFCLPCLLCLRCMRDTCISEEKMLKDPRRLYAPGRLYHIVERKPFRCGRYPPVVRTAVPVDGRFEHIVLSCNATSDHAIIWIERESSRALET from the exons ATGTCAATCTTTTGTGGCCTCCCAATCCTTGAGTGTGTTTACTGTATAGCATGTGCCCGTTGGGCCTGGAAACGCTGTCTCCACACTGCAGGCCATGACAGCGAGACTTGGGGGTTTGCCACCGCTGAAGAATTCGAACCTGTACCCAGGCTCTGCCGCTACATACTTTCTGTTTATGAAGATGATCTTCGGCATCCTCTGTGGGAACCTTCGGGTGGCTATGGGATTAATCCAGATTTGATAATCCTGAAACGAACTTACGAACATACACTAGGACGAGCACCTCCTTATCAGTTGTATCTCGATCATGATCATGCTGATATAGTTCTTGCCATTAGAGGCCTTAATTTGGCCAAGGAGAGTGATTATGCTGTTCTCTTGGATAACAAGTTGGGAATGAAAAAGCTTGATGGAGGGTACGTGCATAATGGCTTGTTAAAAGCTGCCGGACGGGTATTAGATGCGGAGTGTGATATTCTGAAAAAACTGGTTCAGGATTATCCAAATTATACTCTAACATTCGCAGGACATTCTCTTGGGGCAGGCGTGGCGGCACTTTTGACGATGTTGGTGGTGCAAAATCTTGATAGGTTGGGAAATATTGAGAGGAAGAGGATAAGGTGTTATGCTATGGCACCTGCTAGATGCATGTCACTAAACTTGGCAGTGAGGTATGCAGACGTCATCAATTCTGTTGTGCTTCAG GATGACTTTTTGCCTCGTACAGCCACCCCATTGGAAGATATATTCAAGTCACTTTTCTG TTTGCCATGCCTATTGTGCCTAAGGTGCATGAGAGATACATGCATATCAGAGGAGAAGATGCTCAAAGATCCAAGGAGACTTTATGCACCTGGTCGCCTTTATCACATTGTGGAGAGAAAGCCTTTTAG GTGTGGAAGGTATCCTCCAGTTGTCAGAACTGCAGTGCCTGTGGATGGGAGATTTGAGCACATAGTTCTATCATGTAATGCCACGTCAGACCACGCCATCATTTGGATAGAGAGAGAATCCAGTAGGGCCCTGGAG ACCTGA
- the LOC113730052 gene encoding large ribosomal subunit protein eL36y has product MAPKQPNTGLFVGLNRGHVVTKKELAPRPSDRKGKTSKRVHFVRNLIREVAGLAPYEKRITELLKVGKDKRALKVAKRKLGTHKRAKKKREEMSNVVRKMRAAGGGEKKK; this is encoded by the exons ATGGCTCCGAAGCAGCCAAATACAGGGCTATTTGTGGGACTGAACAGGGGTCATGTTGTCACCAAGAAGGAATTGGCTCCCCGCCCTTCTGATAGGAAAGGG AAAACAAGCAAAAGAGTGCACTTTGTCAGAAACCTCATAAGGGAAGTTGCTGGACTTGCGCCATATGAGAAAAGAATTACTGAGCTTCTTAAAGTTGGAAAGGACAAGCGTGCTTTGAAGGTAGCTAAGAGAAAGTTGGGCACTCACAAGAGGGCAAAGAAGAAGAGGGAGGAAATGTCTAATGTTGTCCGCAAGATGAG GGCTGCTGGAGGTGGTGAAAAGAAGAAGTGA
- the LOC113733409 gene encoding gibberellin 20-oxidase-like protein, with product MPASQTSVELPVLDISQPLSPSSLSSISVACKEWGFFQLSNHGICPDFLKRLQFLCNHIFMLPSDDKLKAGPSSETKTYTPHFIASPFYESLRVSGPDFFASAQSSSEALLNHPNPEFSDVLQEYGSKMTDLSRRVIEIVLECLGAAADLGRKLSAEFDNCQGYFRINNYSSSREAEAESMQLDEVEGLGMHTDMSCITIVYQDEIGGLQVRSKDGKWMDINPSNGNLVVNIGDLMQAWSNGKLRSSEHRVVLRRCANRFSTAFFWCFEDEKVIFAPHEVVGEETSRLYKPFVCADYLKFRENSEKGKFEKVGYTVQHFAGIKT from the exons CGCCTGTAAAGAATGGGGTTTCTTTCAACTTAGCAACCATGGGATTTGCCCTGACTTCCTCAAGAGGTTGCAGTTCCTTTGCAATCATATTTTCATGCTGCCTTCTGATGATAAACTTAAAGCTGGTCCTTCCTCGGAAACAAAAACGTATACTCCTCACTTCATTGCCTCCCCTTTTTATGAGTCCCTCCGGGTTTCTGGTCCTGACTTCTTTGCCTCCGCGCAGAGTTCTTCAGAAGCTCTCCTGAATCATCCCAATCCAGAATTCAG TGATGTTCTGCAAGAATATGGGAGCAAGATGACTGACTTATCCAGAAGGGTAATTGAGATCGTCCTGGAGTGTTTGGGAGCTGCTGCTGATTTAGGGAGGAAGCTATCAGCTGAGTTCGACAATTGTCAAGGTTACTTCAGAATAAATAATTACTCATCATCCAGGGAGGCCGAGGCCGAGAGCATGCAATTAGACGAGGTTGAAGGGCTAGGAATGCACACCGACATGAGTTGCATAACCATCGTTTATCAGGATGAGATTGGAGGCCTTCAAGTGAGGTCTAAGGATGGGAAATGGATGGACATAAACCCGAGCAATGGCAACCTTGTGGTGAATATCGGTGACTTAATGCAAGCTTGGAGCAATGGCAAGTTGAGGTCATCCGAGCACAGAGTTGTTCTAAGACGATGTGCAAATCGATTTTCCACTGCTTTCTTCTGGTGTTTTGAAGATGAAAAGGTGATATTTGCACCTCATGAAGTCGTTGGTGAGGAAACTTCAAGGCTCTATAAACCTTTTGTCTGTGCAGATTATCTAAAATTTAGGGAGAACAGTGAAAAGGGCAAGTTTGAGAAAGTCGGATACACTGTACAGCATTTTGCTGGGATTAAGACATGA
- the LOC113730050 gene encoding probable prolyl 4-hydroxylase 12 isoform X4 produces MKTTYHVIFLPNELMIRSRKELRTKEVQRQQISQIDLPGRLGVIDPTRVTQVAWRPRVFMYRNFVSEEECDHLISWVQGKKSNSVVDGDLKETDNLPSKSIMPLSIEDQVVARIEERISAWTFIPKENGRPLQVLHFDSEEPKQNHDYLGKEYKVLPNEPLMATVVLYLSNASQGGHILFPESENEILSDCTMSNMALKPTKGNAVVFFSVHLNGSADNSSRHARCPILDGDMWCATKFFHLRAIRGKKEPLHLDDTDCMDEDENCPHWAATGECERNPVFMVGSPDYYGACRKSCNVCSLLD; encoded by the exons ATGAAAACTACTTATCATGTCATTTTTCTGCCTAATGAACTTATGATACG TAGTCGGAAGGAATTGAGGACCAAGGAGGTGCAGCGACAACAAATTAGCCAAATTGACCTTCCAGGACGGCTTGGTGTTATTGATCCAACACGAGTTACTCAAGTAGCCTGGCGACCAAG GGTCTTTATGTATAGAAACTTTGTATCAGAGGAGGAGTGTGACCATCTGATTTCTTGG gtgcaaggaaagaaaagtaatTCTGTCGTTGATGGTGATTTGAAGGAGACAGATAATCTTCCTTCCAAATCAATCATGCCATTAAGTATTGAG GATCAAGTTGTTGCAAGAATTGAGGAAAGAATTTCAGCTTGGACTTTTATTCCCAAAG AAAATGGCAGGCCTTTACAGGTTTTGCATTTTGACAGTGAAGAACCTAAACAGAATCATGATTACTTGGGTAAGGAATATAAGGTGCTACCCAATGAACCTTTGATGGCAACAGTTGTTTTGTATCTCTCAAATGCCTCTCAGGGTGGCCATATTCTCTTTCCCGAGTCAGAA AATGAGATCTTGTCGGACTGTACAATGAGTAATATGGCTTTGAAACCAACAAAAGGAAATGCAGTTGTTTTCTTCAGTGTACATCTCAATGGGTCAGCTGACAACAGCAGTCGGCATGCCAGATGCCCCATTCTTGACGGAGACATGTGGTGCGCAACCAAATTCTTCCATCTGAGAGCCATAAGAGGGAAGAAGGAACCTCTACATTTAGATGACACTGATTGTATGGATGAAGATGAAAATTGTCCTCATTGGGCTGCCACTGGGGAGTGTGAAAGGAATCCAGTGTTCATGGTTGGGTCTCCTGATTACTATGGAGCATGCAGGAAGAGCTGTAATGTCTGCTCATTGTTGGACTAA